From the Maniola jurtina chromosome Z, ilManJurt1.1, whole genome shotgun sequence genome, one window contains:
- the LOC123880424 gene encoding histidine-rich glycoprotein-like, translating into MRTAIWVLTLVAIAAAELGDPWVEEEDLDEQYNDYKEENHDRKKRDAYVEGPFEEHVRIKRGWKDEPSELKDRERRAADPKLHQYEVHEHNDEGSLPSPPYEEMLVASAEHYHKVYVAPPKGRNLSPEVQPGPLTFGVNPVPEAFKVAAPVSFSVSHAHQPAQLAPQTAALLNNDLAAAAGHHHEKGHAPYSHKWTQGGGDEHHGNHHAEHGGKTTKGGNSKHYVDKGQKGFRTNHLHRKEYEDEEGLRKKHHDKASNKGHHEEEAFGSRGAHFGEKKGHKKGHKTKGFHNKYHKDEFQKEHKFYDDLWKDGEHHRYGKFNAKHASNESGKKKLHHVNGGHDYTEHGKKGYSNKGHIDADHKGYHGNHGHEEHHQHHAEHGKKGKKNDGSQWGYAKKH; encoded by the coding sequence ATGCGAACAGCGATCTGGGTTCTAACCCTCGTAGCTATCGCCGCTGCAGAACTAGGTGACCCATGGgtagaagaagaagatttaGATGAACAATACAAtgattataaagaagaaaatcaTGATAGAAAGAAACGGGACGCATACGTTGAAGGGCCTTTCGAAGAACATGTAAGAATCAAACGTGGTTGGAAAGATGAGCCAAGCGAACTAAAGGATCGAGAGCGACGCGCGGCAGATCCTAAGTTACATCAATACGAAGTCCATGAACACAATGACGAAGGATCCTTACCATCACCTCCGTATGAGGAGATGTTAGTGGCGAGTGCTGAGCATTATCACAAAGTATACGTTGCTCCACCAAAAGGACGTAACTTAAGCCCTGAAGTGCAACCTGGTCCGCTTACTTTCGGAGTTAATCCTGTACCTGAAGCTTTCAAAGTTGCTGCACCAGTGTCTTTCTCAGTATCTCATGCTCACCAGCCAGCTCAATTGGCTCCACAAACTGCAGCCCTTCTGAACAATGATTTGGCAGCAGCTGCTGGGCATCATCACGAAAAGGGGCATGCCCCGTATTCCCACAAGTGGACTCAAGGTGGTGGTGACGAACATCACGGCAATCATCACGCTGAGCATGGTGGAAAGACAACAAAAGGGGGTAACTCCAAGCACTATGTAGACAAAGGCCAGAAGGGCTTCCGAACCAACCACCTCCATCGCAAGGAGTACGAAGACGAGGAAGGGCTGAGGAAGAAGCACCACGATAAAGCCAGCAACAAGGGCCATCATGAAGAGGAGGCATTTGGATCCAGGGGAGCACACTTTGGAGAGAAGAAGGGACATAAGAAAGGACATAAGACCAAAGGCTTCCACAACAAATACCACAAGGACGAGTTCCAGAAAGAGCACAAGTTCTACGACGACCTGTGGAAGGACGGCGAGCACCACCGCTACGGCAAGTTCAACGCCAAGCACGCCAGCAACGAGAGCGGCAAGAAGAAGTTGCACCATGTCAACGGCGGACACGACTATACAGAGCACGGGAAGAAAGGATACAGCAACAAGGGCCACATAGACGCAGACCACAAGGGCTACCACGGCAACCACGGCCACGAAGAGCACCATCAGCACCATGCGGAGCACGGAAAGAAGGGCAAGAAGAACGATGGCTCCCAATGGGGGTATGCCAAGAAACATTAG